The Hippocampus zosterae strain Florida chromosome 20, ASM2543408v3, whole genome shotgun sequence genome contains a region encoding:
- the LOC127593382 gene encoding armadillo repeat-containing protein 3-like isoform X3, with product MDKKDKKEKKSKSSSPCKDTVRTFLHLFSPSLNALPHNPRPSLFLQFEPLRVDVKTTTTAVLLLSSPEEDIVVIACEAIFQFAGEDGNKVHLMELGVLQPLSRLIAHSNELIRRNAFMVLGTMASNSAVANALQQIDIIPTIIDKLSLDDLVIQEYGALCLSYLSLAPACKVQIFDNKGLSALIKLLASTEPDIQKNSLETIYNLVQSSQFCPSVLELGGIPFILELLHSDYVVIQHLALNILQKVTADKESYGAMRKEQGLEKLLDIIKNTDFNDLHVEALQVLVNCMSDSDNFLLIENEGGLTILFELALPPKLSEPGKHEMPLVKSSNNEVQSGAVECLSRAAQNANNHKILHDIEMEDILVELLSGSSDCVNMFVCQAMAGMSSFLSSKERFREIGGLSALIHLLSSGHALVRGEAIQALANLTSDHHQNSMTIYEEGGQKPLVQCLHDSCPRTVANAAAILYRIAGQEAVRSDLLSLGAIRALVEPLKSTDPQVVVHAALCICELASEADARTQLQSAGGLEPLVSLLRSTNMEVLRTACMAISVCAKDEPVSVEMCKFGALEMLNEINQADTSRSKFSEFAFNSLLQSSLSLKYGLTDHLASTDLITDGFYDAGKLYFGQKVLTLVELSMEPVNEHLPVIVVNSAIEVYIHAKSAQGGQQTERYWKLMNDVALRFLVKEVKESISLLNGEQERYVALARRVSKVMGGAIEKEDLHTFGWLLHISLLKVKLQCNVLPIGLISKGFYCHRALLFKYLADCIGLSCTLVRGDYNRAWNEVLLHDGDRSGNQASSQPSRYIVDLMHQPGTFFKSHTPAAFRYHGTIEHRSF from the exons ATGGACAAGAaagataagaaagaaaaaaagtccaagAGTTCAAGTCCCTGCAAGGATACGGTCAGGACATTTCTGCATCTTTTCTCCCCGTCTCTAAATGCTCTGCCACACAATCCACGCCCTTCATTGTTTTTGCAGTTCGAACCACTTCGCGTCGACGTCAAAACGACAACGACCGCAGTTCTTCTGCTGAGCTCCCCCGAAGAGGACATTGTGGTCATCGCATGTGAAGCGATCTTCCAATTTGCAGGGGAAG ATGGGAACAAGGTTCATCTGATGGAACTCGGCGTCCTGCAGCCTCTCAGTCGACTCATCGCACACAGCAATGAGCTGATCAGACGAAATGCGTTCATGGTTTTGGGCACCATGGCCTCCAACA GTGCCGTCGCCAATGCCCTACAACAAATAGATATCATTCCAACCATTATTGACAAACTCTCCCTTGACG atTTGGTTATTCAAGAGTACGGAGCCCTGTGCCTCTCCTATCTGTCCCTGGCTCCGGCCTGCAAGGTTCAGATCTTTGACAACAAAGGCCTGTCGGCATTAATCAAGCTGCTTGCCAGTACAGAACCGGATATTCAGAAAAACTCTCTGGAGACCATCTACAACCTGGTTCAG AGCAGCCAATTCTGCCCATCCGTCCTGGAGTTGGGCGGCATCCCTTTCATTCTGGAGCTGCTCCATTCGGACTACGTCGTCATTCAGCACTTGGCTTTAAACATTTTACAGAAAGTCACGGCCGATAAAGAGTCGTACGGCGCAATGAGGAAAGAGCAGGGACTCGAGAAGCTCTTAGATATCATCAAAAACACG GATTTCAACGACCTCCATGTTGAGGCTTTGCAGGTTCTTGTTAATTGCATGAGCGATAGTGACAATTTCCTGCTGATTGAGAACGAAGGAGGACTGACGATACTATTTGAGCTTGCCCTTCCGCCTAAACTCTCTGAACCGGGCAAACATGAAATGCCTCTCGTTAAAAGCAGCAATAACGAAGTCCAGTCCGGCGCTGTCGAATGCCTCTCTCGAGCTGCTCAAAACG CCAACAATCACAAAATTCTCCACGACATCGAAATGGAGGACATTCTGGTGGAGCTTCTCTCCGGCAGCAGCGATTGTGTgaatatgtttgtttgtcaagCTATGGCCGGCATGAGCTCCTTCTTATCCAGCAAAGAACGCTTCAGAGAAATAG GCGGTTTATCTGCTTTGATACATTTACTGAGCAGTGGACATGCCCTCGTGAGAGGGGAAGCCATCCAGGCCCTTGCCAACCTGACATCCGATCACCATCAGAACTCGAT gacAATATATGAAGAAGGAGGGCAGAAGCCTCTTGTGCAGTGCCTCCATGACAGCTGTCCCAGAACAGTGGCCAATGCCGCCGCCATACTTTACAGGATAGCGGGGCAGGAGGCCGTTCGCTCCGACTTGTTATCTCTGGGGGCCATACGGGCATTGGTGGAGCCCTTAAAGTCGACGGACCCGCAGGTCGTCGTTCACGCCGCATTGTGCATCTGCGAACTGGCGTCTGAGGCCGACGCCAGGACACAG CTCCAGAGTGCCGGCGGTCTGGAGCCATTGGTCAGTTTGCTGCGTTCCACTAACATGGAGGTGTTGCGCACCGCATGCATGGCAATCAGCGTTTGTGCAAAGGATGAGCCCGTCTCCGTAGAGATGTGCAAATTTGG AGCCCTGGAAATGCTGAACGAAATCAACCAGGCGGACACGAGTAGGAGTAAGTTCAGCGAGTTTGCCTTCAACAGTCTGCTGCAATCCAGCCTCTCTCTCAAATACGGCTTGACGGATCATTTGGCCTCAACCGATCTCATCACCGATGGCTTCTACGATGCCGGGAAG TTGTATTTTGGTCAGAAAGTTTTGACTTTAGTGGAACTGTCCATGGAGCCAGTGAACGAACACCTGCCCGTCATCGTTGTCAATTCAGCCATCGA GGTGTACATCCACGCGAAAAGTGCGCAAGGAGGGCAACAAACGGAGAGATACTGGAAGTTGATGAATGACGTGGCTTTGAGGTTTTTGGTGAAGGAGGTGAAAGAATCCATCTCTCTCCTGAACGGCGAACAGGAACGCTACGTAGCCCTGGCCAG GCGAGTTAGCAAAGTCATGGGCGGAGCAATTGAGAAAGAAGATTTGCACACCTTCGGGTGGCTACTGCACATCTCCCTGCTCAAAGTGAAGCTGCAGTGCAACGTGCTCCCCATTGGCCTGATCAGCAAGGGGTTCTACTGTCACCGGGCTCTTCTTTTCAAG TACTTGGCTGATTGCATTGGCCTGAGTTGCACTCTGGTGCGAGGTGACTACAATCGAGCTTGGAACGAAGTCCTACTCCACGACGGCGATCGCTCCGGCAATCAAGCTTCGTCACAGCCGTCTCGCTACATTGTGGACCTCATGCACCAGCCCGGAACCTTCTTCAAGTCCCATACACCTGCTGCATTCCGATACCACGGGACAATAGAGCATCGCAGCTTTTAG
- the LOC127593382 gene encoding armadillo repeat-containing protein 3-like isoform X1, producing MDKKDKKEKKSKSSSPCKDTVRTFLHLFSPSLNALPHNPRPSLFLQFEPLRVDVKTTTTAVLLLSSPEEDIVVIACEAIFQFAGEDGNKVHLMELGVLQPLSRLIAHSNELIRRNAFMVLGTMASNSAVANALQQIDIIPTIIDKLSLDDLVIQEYGALCLSYLSLAPACKVQIFDNKGLSALIKLLASTEPDIQKNSLETIYNLVQSSQFCPSVLELGGIPFILELLHSDYVVIQHLALNILQKVTADKESYGAMRKEQGLEKLLDIIKNTDFNDLHVEALQVLVNCMSDSDNFLLIENEGGLTILFELALPPKLSEPGKHEMPLVKSSNNEVQSGAVECLSRAAQNANNHKILHDIEMEDILVELLSGSSDCVNMFVCQAMAGMSSFLSSKERFREIGGLSALIHLLSSGHALVRGEAIQALANLTSDHHQNSMTIYEEGGQKPLVQCLHDSCPRTVANAAAILYRIAGQEAVRSDLLSLGAIRALVEPLKSTDPQVVVHAALCICELASEADARTQLQSAGGLEPLVSLLRSTNMEVLRTACMAISVCAKDEPVSVEMCKFGALEMLNEINQADTSRSKFSEFAFNSLLQSSLSLKYGLTDHLASTDLITDGFYDAGKVCRRLHLGTPIAIRTVGTSPPTSLFQLYFGQKVLTLVELSMEPVNEHLPVIVVNSAIEVYIHAKSAQGGQQTERYWKLMNDVALRFLVKEVKESISLLNGEQERYVALARRVSKVMGGAIEKEDLHTFGWLLHISLLKVKLQCNVLPIGLISKGFYCHRALLFKYLADCIGLSCTLVRGDYNRAWNEVLLHDGDRSGNQASSQPSRYIVDLMHQPGTFFKSHTPAAFRYHGTIEHRSF from the exons ATGGACAAGAaagataagaaagaaaaaaagtccaagAGTTCAAGTCCCTGCAAGGATACGGTCAGGACATTTCTGCATCTTTTCTCCCCGTCTCTAAATGCTCTGCCACACAATCCACGCCCTTCATTGTTTTTGCAGTTCGAACCACTTCGCGTCGACGTCAAAACGACAACGACCGCAGTTCTTCTGCTGAGCTCCCCCGAAGAGGACATTGTGGTCATCGCATGTGAAGCGATCTTCCAATTTGCAGGGGAAG ATGGGAACAAGGTTCATCTGATGGAACTCGGCGTCCTGCAGCCTCTCAGTCGACTCATCGCACACAGCAATGAGCTGATCAGACGAAATGCGTTCATGGTTTTGGGCACCATGGCCTCCAACA GTGCCGTCGCCAATGCCCTACAACAAATAGATATCATTCCAACCATTATTGACAAACTCTCCCTTGACG atTTGGTTATTCAAGAGTACGGAGCCCTGTGCCTCTCCTATCTGTCCCTGGCTCCGGCCTGCAAGGTTCAGATCTTTGACAACAAAGGCCTGTCGGCATTAATCAAGCTGCTTGCCAGTACAGAACCGGATATTCAGAAAAACTCTCTGGAGACCATCTACAACCTGGTTCAG AGCAGCCAATTCTGCCCATCCGTCCTGGAGTTGGGCGGCATCCCTTTCATTCTGGAGCTGCTCCATTCGGACTACGTCGTCATTCAGCACTTGGCTTTAAACATTTTACAGAAAGTCACGGCCGATAAAGAGTCGTACGGCGCAATGAGGAAAGAGCAGGGACTCGAGAAGCTCTTAGATATCATCAAAAACACG GATTTCAACGACCTCCATGTTGAGGCTTTGCAGGTTCTTGTTAATTGCATGAGCGATAGTGACAATTTCCTGCTGATTGAGAACGAAGGAGGACTGACGATACTATTTGAGCTTGCCCTTCCGCCTAAACTCTCTGAACCGGGCAAACATGAAATGCCTCTCGTTAAAAGCAGCAATAACGAAGTCCAGTCCGGCGCTGTCGAATGCCTCTCTCGAGCTGCTCAAAACG CCAACAATCACAAAATTCTCCACGACATCGAAATGGAGGACATTCTGGTGGAGCTTCTCTCCGGCAGCAGCGATTGTGTgaatatgtttgtttgtcaagCTATGGCCGGCATGAGCTCCTTCTTATCCAGCAAAGAACGCTTCAGAGAAATAG GCGGTTTATCTGCTTTGATACATTTACTGAGCAGTGGACATGCCCTCGTGAGAGGGGAAGCCATCCAGGCCCTTGCCAACCTGACATCCGATCACCATCAGAACTCGAT gacAATATATGAAGAAGGAGGGCAGAAGCCTCTTGTGCAGTGCCTCCATGACAGCTGTCCCAGAACAGTGGCCAATGCCGCCGCCATACTTTACAGGATAGCGGGGCAGGAGGCCGTTCGCTCCGACTTGTTATCTCTGGGGGCCATACGGGCATTGGTGGAGCCCTTAAAGTCGACGGACCCGCAGGTCGTCGTTCACGCCGCATTGTGCATCTGCGAACTGGCGTCTGAGGCCGACGCCAGGACACAG CTCCAGAGTGCCGGCGGTCTGGAGCCATTGGTCAGTTTGCTGCGTTCCACTAACATGGAGGTGTTGCGCACCGCATGCATGGCAATCAGCGTTTGTGCAAAGGATGAGCCCGTCTCCGTAGAGATGTGCAAATTTGG AGCCCTGGAAATGCTGAACGAAATCAACCAGGCGGACACGAGTAGGAGTAAGTTCAGCGAGTTTGCCTTCAACAGTCTGCTGCAATCCAGCCTCTCTCTCAAATACGGCTTGACGGATCATTTGGCCTCAACCGATCTCATCACCGATGGCTTCTACGATGCCGGGAAGGTGTGTCGGCGTTTGCATTTGGGAACCCCGATCGCGATTAGGACCGTCGGAACCTCACCCCCTACGTCTCTCTTTCAGTTGTATTTTGGTCAGAAAGTTTTGACTTTAGTGGAACTGTCCATGGAGCCAGTGAACGAACACCTGCCCGTCATCGTTGTCAATTCAGCCATCGA GGTGTACATCCACGCGAAAAGTGCGCAAGGAGGGCAACAAACGGAGAGATACTGGAAGTTGATGAATGACGTGGCTTTGAGGTTTTTGGTGAAGGAGGTGAAAGAATCCATCTCTCTCCTGAACGGCGAACAGGAACGCTACGTAGCCCTGGCCAG GCGAGTTAGCAAAGTCATGGGCGGAGCAATTGAGAAAGAAGATTTGCACACCTTCGGGTGGCTACTGCACATCTCCCTGCTCAAAGTGAAGCTGCAGTGCAACGTGCTCCCCATTGGCCTGATCAGCAAGGGGTTCTACTGTCACCGGGCTCTTCTTTTCAAG TACTTGGCTGATTGCATTGGCCTGAGTTGCACTCTGGTGCGAGGTGACTACAATCGAGCTTGGAACGAAGTCCTACTCCACGACGGCGATCGCTCCGGCAATCAAGCTTCGTCACAGCCGTCTCGCTACATTGTGGACCTCATGCACCAGCCCGGAACCTTCTTCAAGTCCCATACACCTGCTGCATTCCGATACCACGGGACAATAGAGCATCGCAGCTTTTAG
- the msrb2 gene encoding methionine-R-sulfoxide reductase B2, mitochondrial, whose product MSRLVGRMAVVCKRSRAAPSLSTRSVPTLRPVHTSPGPKSLTRYNATTDWQKKLSPEQYVVTRERGTEVPFSGIYLNHYEKGMYHCVCCDSPLFSSEAKYDSGTGWPAFKEAHGTWERDESHASIIRRSDNSLGSASVEVICKNCDAHLGHIFEDGPDPTGQRFCINSAALNFKPRDDDPPGKMEEN is encoded by the exons ATGTCTCGCCTCGTCGGTCGCATGGCCGTCGTTTGCAAGCGCTCGCGAGCCGCACCATCGCTGTCGACGCGGAGCGTGCCGACTTTGCGCCCGGTGCACACAAGTCCAG GCCCGAAATCTCTCACCCGCTATAATGCCACTACGGATTGGCAAAAGAAACTCTCTCCTGAGCAATATGTGGTCACGAGAGAAAGGGGAACTGAGGTG CCCTTTAGCGGGATATACCTGAACCACTATGAAAAGGGGATGTACCACTGCGTCTGCTGTGATTCTCCACTCTTCAG CTCGGAAGCCAAGTATGACTCGGGGACGGGCTGGCCGGCTTTCAAGGAGGCTCACGGCACATGGGAGCGAGATGAGAGTCACGCCTCGATCATCCGGCGCTCCGACAACAGCCTGGGGAGCGCCAGCGTCGAGGTCATTTGTAAAAAC TGCGATGCCCACTTGGGCCACATCTTTGAGGACGGGCCAGACCCGACGGGTCAGCGCTTCTGTATTAACAGCGCGGCCCTCAACTTTAAACCTCGAGACGACGACCCGCCAGGCAAGATGGAAGAAAACTGA
- the LOC127593382 gene encoding armadillo repeat-containing protein 3-like isoform X4, with amino-acid sequence MDKKDKKEKKSKSSSPCKDTFEPLRVDVKTTTTAVLLLSSPEEDIVVIACEAIFQFAGEDGNKVHLMELGVLQPLSRLIAHSNELIRRNAFMVLGTMASNSAVANALQQIDIIPTIIDKLSLDDLVIQEYGALCLSYLSLAPACKVQIFDNKGLSALIKLLASTEPDIQKNSLETIYNLVQSSQFCPSVLELGGIPFILELLHSDYVVIQHLALNILQKVTADKESYGAMRKEQGLEKLLDIIKNTDFNDLHVEALQVLVNCMSDSDNFLLIENEGGLTILFELALPPKLSEPGKHEMPLVKSSNNEVQSGAVECLSRAAQNANNHKILHDIEMEDILVELLSGSSDCVNMFVCQAMAGMSSFLSSKERFREIGGLSALIHLLSSGHALVRGEAIQALANLTSDHHQNSMTIYEEGGQKPLVQCLHDSCPRTVANAAAILYRIAGQEAVRSDLLSLGAIRALVEPLKSTDPQVVVHAALCICELASEADARTQLQSAGGLEPLVSLLRSTNMEVLRTACMAISVCAKDEPVSVEMCKFGALEMLNEINQADTSRSKFSEFAFNSLLQSSLSLKYGLTDHLASTDLITDGFYDAGKLYFGQKVLTLVELSMEPVNEHLPVIVVNSAIEVYIHAKSAQGGQQTERYWKLMNDVALRFLVKEVKESISLLNGEQERYVALARRVSKVMGGAIEKEDLHTFGWLLHISLLKVKLQCNVLPIGLISKGFYCHRALLFKYLADCIGLSCTLVRGDYNRAWNEVLLHDGDRSGNQASSQPSRYIVDLMHQPGTFFKSHTPAAFRYHGTIEHRSF; translated from the exons ATGGACAAGAaagataagaaagaaaaaaagtccaagAGTTCAAGTCCCTGCAAGGATACG TTCGAACCACTTCGCGTCGACGTCAAAACGACAACGACCGCAGTTCTTCTGCTGAGCTCCCCCGAAGAGGACATTGTGGTCATCGCATGTGAAGCGATCTTCCAATTTGCAGGGGAAG ATGGGAACAAGGTTCATCTGATGGAACTCGGCGTCCTGCAGCCTCTCAGTCGACTCATCGCACACAGCAATGAGCTGATCAGACGAAATGCGTTCATGGTTTTGGGCACCATGGCCTCCAACA GTGCCGTCGCCAATGCCCTACAACAAATAGATATCATTCCAACCATTATTGACAAACTCTCCCTTGACG atTTGGTTATTCAAGAGTACGGAGCCCTGTGCCTCTCCTATCTGTCCCTGGCTCCGGCCTGCAAGGTTCAGATCTTTGACAACAAAGGCCTGTCGGCATTAATCAAGCTGCTTGCCAGTACAGAACCGGATATTCAGAAAAACTCTCTGGAGACCATCTACAACCTGGTTCAG AGCAGCCAATTCTGCCCATCCGTCCTGGAGTTGGGCGGCATCCCTTTCATTCTGGAGCTGCTCCATTCGGACTACGTCGTCATTCAGCACTTGGCTTTAAACATTTTACAGAAAGTCACGGCCGATAAAGAGTCGTACGGCGCAATGAGGAAAGAGCAGGGACTCGAGAAGCTCTTAGATATCATCAAAAACACG GATTTCAACGACCTCCATGTTGAGGCTTTGCAGGTTCTTGTTAATTGCATGAGCGATAGTGACAATTTCCTGCTGATTGAGAACGAAGGAGGACTGACGATACTATTTGAGCTTGCCCTTCCGCCTAAACTCTCTGAACCGGGCAAACATGAAATGCCTCTCGTTAAAAGCAGCAATAACGAAGTCCAGTCCGGCGCTGTCGAATGCCTCTCTCGAGCTGCTCAAAACG CCAACAATCACAAAATTCTCCACGACATCGAAATGGAGGACATTCTGGTGGAGCTTCTCTCCGGCAGCAGCGATTGTGTgaatatgtttgtttgtcaagCTATGGCCGGCATGAGCTCCTTCTTATCCAGCAAAGAACGCTTCAGAGAAATAG GCGGTTTATCTGCTTTGATACATTTACTGAGCAGTGGACATGCCCTCGTGAGAGGGGAAGCCATCCAGGCCCTTGCCAACCTGACATCCGATCACCATCAGAACTCGAT gacAATATATGAAGAAGGAGGGCAGAAGCCTCTTGTGCAGTGCCTCCATGACAGCTGTCCCAGAACAGTGGCCAATGCCGCCGCCATACTTTACAGGATAGCGGGGCAGGAGGCCGTTCGCTCCGACTTGTTATCTCTGGGGGCCATACGGGCATTGGTGGAGCCCTTAAAGTCGACGGACCCGCAGGTCGTCGTTCACGCCGCATTGTGCATCTGCGAACTGGCGTCTGAGGCCGACGCCAGGACACAG CTCCAGAGTGCCGGCGGTCTGGAGCCATTGGTCAGTTTGCTGCGTTCCACTAACATGGAGGTGTTGCGCACCGCATGCATGGCAATCAGCGTTTGTGCAAAGGATGAGCCCGTCTCCGTAGAGATGTGCAAATTTGG AGCCCTGGAAATGCTGAACGAAATCAACCAGGCGGACACGAGTAGGAGTAAGTTCAGCGAGTTTGCCTTCAACAGTCTGCTGCAATCCAGCCTCTCTCTCAAATACGGCTTGACGGATCATTTGGCCTCAACCGATCTCATCACCGATGGCTTCTACGATGCCGGGAAG TTGTATTTTGGTCAGAAAGTTTTGACTTTAGTGGAACTGTCCATGGAGCCAGTGAACGAACACCTGCCCGTCATCGTTGTCAATTCAGCCATCGA GGTGTACATCCACGCGAAAAGTGCGCAAGGAGGGCAACAAACGGAGAGATACTGGAAGTTGATGAATGACGTGGCTTTGAGGTTTTTGGTGAAGGAGGTGAAAGAATCCATCTCTCTCCTGAACGGCGAACAGGAACGCTACGTAGCCCTGGCCAG GCGAGTTAGCAAAGTCATGGGCGGAGCAATTGAGAAAGAAGATTTGCACACCTTCGGGTGGCTACTGCACATCTCCCTGCTCAAAGTGAAGCTGCAGTGCAACGTGCTCCCCATTGGCCTGATCAGCAAGGGGTTCTACTGTCACCGGGCTCTTCTTTTCAAG TACTTGGCTGATTGCATTGGCCTGAGTTGCACTCTGGTGCGAGGTGACTACAATCGAGCTTGGAACGAAGTCCTACTCCACGACGGCGATCGCTCCGGCAATCAAGCTTCGTCACAGCCGTCTCGCTACATTGTGGACCTCATGCACCAGCCCGGAACCTTCTTCAAGTCCCATACACCTGCTGCATTCCGATACCACGGGACAATAGAGCATCGCAGCTTTTAG
- the LOC127593382 gene encoding armadillo repeat-containing protein 3-like isoform X2, whose protein sequence is MDKKDKKEKKSKSSSPCKDTFEPLRVDVKTTTTAVLLLSSPEEDIVVIACEAIFQFAGEDGNKVHLMELGVLQPLSRLIAHSNELIRRNAFMVLGTMASNSAVANALQQIDIIPTIIDKLSLDDLVIQEYGALCLSYLSLAPACKVQIFDNKGLSALIKLLASTEPDIQKNSLETIYNLVQSSQFCPSVLELGGIPFILELLHSDYVVIQHLALNILQKVTADKESYGAMRKEQGLEKLLDIIKNTDFNDLHVEALQVLVNCMSDSDNFLLIENEGGLTILFELALPPKLSEPGKHEMPLVKSSNNEVQSGAVECLSRAAQNANNHKILHDIEMEDILVELLSGSSDCVNMFVCQAMAGMSSFLSSKERFREIGGLSALIHLLSSGHALVRGEAIQALANLTSDHHQNSMTIYEEGGQKPLVQCLHDSCPRTVANAAAILYRIAGQEAVRSDLLSLGAIRALVEPLKSTDPQVVVHAALCICELASEADARTQLQSAGGLEPLVSLLRSTNMEVLRTACMAISVCAKDEPVSVEMCKFGALEMLNEINQADTSRSKFSEFAFNSLLQSSLSLKYGLTDHLASTDLITDGFYDAGKVCRRLHLGTPIAIRTVGTSPPTSLFQLYFGQKVLTLVELSMEPVNEHLPVIVVNSAIEVYIHAKSAQGGQQTERYWKLMNDVALRFLVKEVKESISLLNGEQERYVALARRVSKVMGGAIEKEDLHTFGWLLHISLLKVKLQCNVLPIGLISKGFYCHRALLFKYLADCIGLSCTLVRGDYNRAWNEVLLHDGDRSGNQASSQPSRYIVDLMHQPGTFFKSHTPAAFRYHGTIEHRSF, encoded by the exons ATGGACAAGAaagataagaaagaaaaaaagtccaagAGTTCAAGTCCCTGCAAGGATACG TTCGAACCACTTCGCGTCGACGTCAAAACGACAACGACCGCAGTTCTTCTGCTGAGCTCCCCCGAAGAGGACATTGTGGTCATCGCATGTGAAGCGATCTTCCAATTTGCAGGGGAAG ATGGGAACAAGGTTCATCTGATGGAACTCGGCGTCCTGCAGCCTCTCAGTCGACTCATCGCACACAGCAATGAGCTGATCAGACGAAATGCGTTCATGGTTTTGGGCACCATGGCCTCCAACA GTGCCGTCGCCAATGCCCTACAACAAATAGATATCATTCCAACCATTATTGACAAACTCTCCCTTGACG atTTGGTTATTCAAGAGTACGGAGCCCTGTGCCTCTCCTATCTGTCCCTGGCTCCGGCCTGCAAGGTTCAGATCTTTGACAACAAAGGCCTGTCGGCATTAATCAAGCTGCTTGCCAGTACAGAACCGGATATTCAGAAAAACTCTCTGGAGACCATCTACAACCTGGTTCAG AGCAGCCAATTCTGCCCATCCGTCCTGGAGTTGGGCGGCATCCCTTTCATTCTGGAGCTGCTCCATTCGGACTACGTCGTCATTCAGCACTTGGCTTTAAACATTTTACAGAAAGTCACGGCCGATAAAGAGTCGTACGGCGCAATGAGGAAAGAGCAGGGACTCGAGAAGCTCTTAGATATCATCAAAAACACG GATTTCAACGACCTCCATGTTGAGGCTTTGCAGGTTCTTGTTAATTGCATGAGCGATAGTGACAATTTCCTGCTGATTGAGAACGAAGGAGGACTGACGATACTATTTGAGCTTGCCCTTCCGCCTAAACTCTCTGAACCGGGCAAACATGAAATGCCTCTCGTTAAAAGCAGCAATAACGAAGTCCAGTCCGGCGCTGTCGAATGCCTCTCTCGAGCTGCTCAAAACG CCAACAATCACAAAATTCTCCACGACATCGAAATGGAGGACATTCTGGTGGAGCTTCTCTCCGGCAGCAGCGATTGTGTgaatatgtttgtttgtcaagCTATGGCCGGCATGAGCTCCTTCTTATCCAGCAAAGAACGCTTCAGAGAAATAG GCGGTTTATCTGCTTTGATACATTTACTGAGCAGTGGACATGCCCTCGTGAGAGGGGAAGCCATCCAGGCCCTTGCCAACCTGACATCCGATCACCATCAGAACTCGAT gacAATATATGAAGAAGGAGGGCAGAAGCCTCTTGTGCAGTGCCTCCATGACAGCTGTCCCAGAACAGTGGCCAATGCCGCCGCCATACTTTACAGGATAGCGGGGCAGGAGGCCGTTCGCTCCGACTTGTTATCTCTGGGGGCCATACGGGCATTGGTGGAGCCCTTAAAGTCGACGGACCCGCAGGTCGTCGTTCACGCCGCATTGTGCATCTGCGAACTGGCGTCTGAGGCCGACGCCAGGACACAG CTCCAGAGTGCCGGCGGTCTGGAGCCATTGGTCAGTTTGCTGCGTTCCACTAACATGGAGGTGTTGCGCACCGCATGCATGGCAATCAGCGTTTGTGCAAAGGATGAGCCCGTCTCCGTAGAGATGTGCAAATTTGG AGCCCTGGAAATGCTGAACGAAATCAACCAGGCGGACACGAGTAGGAGTAAGTTCAGCGAGTTTGCCTTCAACAGTCTGCTGCAATCCAGCCTCTCTCTCAAATACGGCTTGACGGATCATTTGGCCTCAACCGATCTCATCACCGATGGCTTCTACGATGCCGGGAAGGTGTGTCGGCGTTTGCATTTGGGAACCCCGATCGCGATTAGGACCGTCGGAACCTCACCCCCTACGTCTCTCTTTCAGTTGTATTTTGGTCAGAAAGTTTTGACTTTAGTGGAACTGTCCATGGAGCCAGTGAACGAACACCTGCCCGTCATCGTTGTCAATTCAGCCATCGA GGTGTACATCCACGCGAAAAGTGCGCAAGGAGGGCAACAAACGGAGAGATACTGGAAGTTGATGAATGACGTGGCTTTGAGGTTTTTGGTGAAGGAGGTGAAAGAATCCATCTCTCTCCTGAACGGCGAACAGGAACGCTACGTAGCCCTGGCCAG GCGAGTTAGCAAAGTCATGGGCGGAGCAATTGAGAAAGAAGATTTGCACACCTTCGGGTGGCTACTGCACATCTCCCTGCTCAAAGTGAAGCTGCAGTGCAACGTGCTCCCCATTGGCCTGATCAGCAAGGGGTTCTACTGTCACCGGGCTCTTCTTTTCAAG TACTTGGCTGATTGCATTGGCCTGAGTTGCACTCTGGTGCGAGGTGACTACAATCGAGCTTGGAACGAAGTCCTACTCCACGACGGCGATCGCTCCGGCAATCAAGCTTCGTCACAGCCGTCTCGCTACATTGTGGACCTCATGCACCAGCCCGGAACCTTCTTCAAGTCCCATACACCTGCTGCATTCCGATACCACGGGACAATAGAGCATCGCAGCTTTTAG